TCCAGCATCAGGAAGAGGACAGACCGAACCTCGCGATCAACCTCGACGGCCTCGTCCGCACCTATCTGCAAACCAAGACGAAGGAATACATTGAAGCGCATCAGCCCCAGCTTGGCCAGGAAGTCAGAGACTACATCAAGAGCTTCCGCGCAGGCGGCGAGCCCATCATGGACGATGAAGGCCACATCACCGGCTTCAGGGGCGGTATTTCCCTCGAGGACGAGTGGGGTGTCGATATCGCCGATGTGACGCCGAGGAGGCTTACGCTTCCGAGCACCGTGGCAGGGGCGCAAGTCGAGGCACAGCAGATCATCAAGGCAGCTCAGACCCAGTATGATTCTGCCCAGAATGAAGCCGACAGGCGTGAATCCAAGCTGCGTTCGATGGAGCAATTGAGCGCAGCGGTCGGCAGCAACAATGATGCGGCGAACTACCTGACGTCGCAGATCCTCAACGACCTGCTTGAACAGACTCCATCGAAAAATGTCGGACGCATCACCATACTCAACGGCCTTTCTGGAAGTGACCAGGCAATCATCAGCAGGCAGGGCGTCCTGCCGGGGAAATAAATGAAGCACAAGAGGCACAAGAAACATCGCGTCGCTCTTGTGCCTCTTGTGCTTCTTGTGTTCCTTCCCGTACCATCCCGCTTATCTGGAGCACGGCCGATGAGAAGGACACTTGCGCAGAATATCGCGGCGGGACTGGTCATCGTGATGGCGAACACGGCGTGCAGCCATCACGCGGCGAAGGTTCCGGCGCCGCCATCAGCGGACGCTCTGAAGTCGATCCACCAGCCGACGGTAGAGCAGCGCGCGCTGGGGATTTATCAGCCCTTCAGCGATGCGGATATCGACTTCATGACGGGGATGATTCCCCACCACGCGCAGGCGGTCATCATGGCAGGCTGGGCGCCTTCGCACGGCGCACGCCACGACTTAGCCGTACTGTGCGAAAGAATTCTCGTGGGCCAGGCCGATGAAATCCGTTCGATGCAGCAATGGCTGAAGGACCGCGGCCAGCCCGTGCCCGACGGAAAGTCCACGCGCATGAGGATGAACATGAACGGCGTCGAACACGACATGCTGATGCCGGGCATGCTGACCGATGAAGAGATGGCCGAGTTGGACAAGGCGCGAGGTCCCGAATTCGACCGCCTGTTCCTGATCGGAATGATCAAGCATCACCAGGGCGCGATCGACATGGTGAATGATCTTTTCAAAGCATACGGGGCCGCGCAGGACGATACGATTTACAAGTTCGCTTCGGACGTGTTCGCCGATCAGTCGATCGAGATTGCGGTGATGAACAAGATGCTGGAGTCGGCCGGCAATGACTAACCGGAGGGAGTGCCTCTCATGAGAAAGATGGAATGGATCACCGGAACGCTGATTTCGGGGTCGCTTGTCACGGCTCTGTTGCTCGTCGCTTCGCTCGCGGCACAGGCGCCACAGACGGTCGCGACTCCACAAACGCAGCAGGAGGCGGTCGCCGAGGCGGCACAGGGAGCGCGCGGAGGAGGGCGGCCGGATCCGGGCCCGCCTCCGCCGGCAGTTATGCCGCCGCCGGTGACGCCCATCGTTTCGATGACGCCGCCAAGCCCCGATCCGCGCGTCGGCCTTTCCGCCGGCCGCTGGGACGCCGGACAAGCCGCGTGGAACATGCGCATGATCTCGACCACGCCTCCGAGCGCGGCATCCCTCGGCGCGACACACTCCGATCTGGCTTTCACAGGCAAGTACGCAGTTCAAGGCAACTACAACGGATTCGAAATCTGGGACATCTCGAATCCGGCAAAACCCGTGCTCGCGAATGCCTTCGAATGCCCGGCATCGCAGAACGACATCTCCGTCTACAAAAACCTGCTGTTCATGTCTTCCGAAGCGACCAACAGCCGGCAAGACTGCAAATTCGGCGGCGTTCCGAACCCGGTCAGCGAGGACCGCGTGCGCGGGATCCGGATCTTCGATATCACCGACATCGCGCATCCGAAACTCGTGACCAGCGTGCAGACCTGCCGCGGGTCCCACACGCACACGGTGGTGACACAGCCCGGCGATCCGAACGACGTCTATATATATGTCTCCGGAACGGCTAACGTCCGGCCTAACGACGAACTCAAAGGTTGCCAGGACGGCCCGCGCGACGATCCCAACTCGGCCCGATTCCGGCTGGAAGTGATAAAAGTCCCGCTCGCGAAACCGACAGCAGCGGCAGTCGTCAGCTCGCCGCGGATCTTCAACAATCTGCCCGTTCCGCCCCGCAATGAGGATCGCAACGCCGTCGATGCGGCAGCCCGCGCCGCGGCTGCCGCGGCTCGCGGCGCAGGAGGCGGCCGTGGAAATGGAAGCGGGCAAGGCAGCGGTAACGGACGGGGTTCCGGCAACGGCCGCGGCAGCGCCGCGCCGGCTCCGCCGACCGGCCCGAATCAGTGCCATGACATCACCGTGTATCCGGAAATCGGAGTGGCTGGAGGCGCCTGCGCCGGACTCGGACTGCTGCTCGACATCCATGATGCCGCGCATCCGTTCCGCATCGACATGGTGGGCGACGCCAACATGTCGTTCTGGCATTCGGCAACGTTCAACAATGACGGCACCAAGGTCCTGTTCTCCGACGAATGGGGCGGCGGATCTCAGCCGCGCTGCCGCGCCACCGACAAACCGGAGTGGGGCGCCGACGCGCTCTTCACCATCGAGAACAAGAACCTCGTTTTCCACAGCTACTACAAGATGCCCGCCGCGCAGACCGAGCAGGAGAATTGCGTTGCGCACAACGGATCGCTCATTCCGATCCCCGGCCGCGACGTGATGGTGCAGGCTTTTTATCAGGGCGGACTTACCGTGTTCGACTGGACCGACGCCTCGCACCCGAAGGAAATCGCTTTCTTCGATCGCGGTCCCGTCGATGCGGCAAGGCTGGTCCTCGCCGGCTCCTGGTCGGCCTATTGGTACAACGGCGTCATCGTCAGCTCCGAGATCGCGCGCGGCCTGGATGTCTTCGATCTGCTCCCGAGCGGGTTGATTTCACAGAACGAGATCGATGCGGCCAAAACCGTGCATTTCGCTTTTTACAATACGCAGGACCAGCAGAAGTTTGTCTGGCCTCCAAGCTTCCCTCTGGCAAAGGCGTATGTCGATCAACTCGAACGCTCGAACGGCCTGACCACAGCAAGAATTCAGGCCGTGCGCGACGCGATCGCCGCCGCCGAGCGCGAGAGCGGCGGTGCGCGACGCAACGGGCTCACACAGCTGGCGACGCAGTTGAACGGCGATGTGGCGCAGAGCACGGATCAGGCGAAGGTCAAGCTGCTGGCCGCCGCCGTGAGTGATCTTGCGAAGGCCCGCTGAGTTGTATAGCCAACCTCAACCGACCACGGCCTTCCGGCCGTGGCTACCGTCTGTCGCCGCTCCGCGGCTGCGTCCCGCGCGTGCTATTCTTACGGGATGTC
The Terriglobia bacterium genome window above contains:
- a CDS encoding DUF305 domain-containing protein gives rise to the protein MRRTLAQNIAAGLVIVMANTACSHHAAKVPAPPSADALKSIHQPTVEQRALGIYQPFSDADIDFMTGMIPHHAQAVIMAGWAPSHGARHDLAVLCERILVGQADEIRSMQQWLKDRGQPVPDGKSTRMRMNMNGVEHDMLMPGMLTDEEMAELDKARGPEFDRLFLIGMIKHHQGAIDMVNDLFKAYGAAQDDTIYKFASDVFADQSIEIAVMNKMLESAGND